A stretch of the Haloplanus aerogenes genome encodes the following:
- a CDS encoding DNA polymerase domain-containing protein, producing the protein MTQTELTGSWDTEDSERPDAEAVAVAGDAAQSVSEVIDAAELKFPDPDGTVDLAVTQVDYTVEGQGSDEYPVVHLFGRTPDGTAEHVRVLGFEPYFYAPTASLDDDDLDRDVITRTEPGYESIRGEELTKICTQTPRDVGQIRDEFDHFEADILFPNRLLIDKDIGSGVRVPVRRLESGSIQIPHSEIEAVEVPTDLRVNTFDIEVDDRSGFPEEGEEPIICLTSHDSRRDEYVVWLYEAPEGDGTTPDGLDDYEGLDEVDADVRAFDSEAAMLDAFLTYIERTDPDVLTGWNFEDFDAPYFIDRLEVLGKRPDVDRNLNPDRLSRVGEVWRSDWGGPTIKGRVVFDLLYAYKRTQFTELESYRLDAVGEQELGAGKERYTGDIGDLWEQDPERLLEYNLRDVELCVELDRKRDIISFWDEVRTFVGCKLEDAPTPGDAVDVYVLHKVHGEFALPSKGRADAEDYEGGAVFDPITGIKENVSVLDLKCFSGDTDVVTPEGEKNITELEVGDPVYTLNPDTFECEIKPVEETHQYENRFGELHHLSGNTHDLKITENHRLLYSKERGWDDQTPADFQFDEYRSIPEYERFAFPQHQPMSGRSPETFDLIDEVDDGNVVVYFDDDLRSFQASMPDAVTDALDLVHGSSAAMGLQRAVGKYLIPVEVYRTHRAVIDEYADEVFLKYGTQHRETPLSFEMTDWLAFLGWFVTEGSVDRAGNRITIHQDGEKEREAIRSLLDRMGINYNADDRGVNISNRYLRTWLVDNCGDGYADKRLPDWVFGLDGELLEILLDTMIRGDGSRTESGLGKFWTKSDDLKDGFVDIAIRCGHKPTVSKQSDGTWYVSAGKRGSFKKSTNATVEEHDGDVYCVTAADNHVILAGRNGNYQWVGQSLYPMCMVTINASPETKVDPTDYDGDTYHAPNGTHFRKEPDGVIREMVDELLEEREEKKAERNDHDPGSEGYEQYDREQQAVKVIMNCFTPDTDVLTPDGVRNIRDLAVGDEVYSLDPETLRMEVKPVTETHAYPDYRGELVDIETSKVDFSVTPNHRMLVRKDDTNGESWDEFEFVEAGDLNESSHYELPHGWDGPDGERLEAVDLTDLLDGEYEVWANNDVHGHTLAAEVGYYPDKVVKNDIGETGYVFSAAEFEEHREYLDDHCSEFYVHAERGRKWIPRFYDGDDFLDLLAWYITEGSVYTSEDEQYGEKFRGSATTIQLAQEAIADGGEGDDHAAIGDLLDRLGVDYYVDDRCYQFTSQLLGRWLEDICGENSFEKRIPELVFEASRAQKERFLDTLIAGNGDRQVNSWRYSTSSDRLRDDVLRLCAHLGLTASYNQDSGSWRIYCTEDAKNSFRMHRSGGRSTANDGAYCVTVDDNNTLLAGRNGKFQFVGQSLYGVLGWDRFRLYDREMGAAVTATGRDVIEYTESAADEIGHEVVYGDSVTGDRPVVARDPDGRMRIASIEALFEYAKSSAGSVVLITTDGGSAASTSAGKDRRQLDGWDALSLNADGEPEWQPITQVIRHKTDKPVVNVQHKFGESTTTRDHSFIVEDDGEFVEASPEALDEPLRIPGVPSLDTIDSIDVYEVLQGYTREYEDGRSVGSENAERKVKRVHANDEYVWFGHEHHGALDSTIKVQRHIDFDSEDGAALVRLLAAYVTEGSASTAETASGKFGASIAESRRDWLAGLKSDYERLFEDATVSITASDSNDERTIRDGDTEINYDDRTLKLQMMNELSAVFFREFAGQISRGKRIPWFVFHLPDELQASFVEILVEGDGSREFPRYSEEYAERNFDYETTSRELSAGLSMLLTQRDRKHSLKYRDSKGSYTIRTCDFYRSGRDPVVNETSHDGYVYDLSVAKNQNFVDAVGGIVLHNTDSVMLELGPDIDTEDAIEQSLDIEEHINDSYDEFALEELNAHHHRFQIEFEKLYRRFFQAGKKKRYAGHIVWKEGKHVDDIDITGFEYKRSDIAPITKEVQRQVIEMIVTGDDVDDIEEYVHDVIEDFEAGNVDLDDVGIPGGIGKRLGAYDTDTAQVRGAKYANHLLGTNFQRGSKPKRLYLKKVHPEFFRRLEDEEGFDPQADSLYAAFKRDPDVICFEYADQVPDAFEIDWDKMLEKTLKGPIERIIEALGLSWDEVKSGQRQTGLGQF; encoded by the coding sequence TCTTGGGATACGGAAGACTCCGAGAGACCCGACGCTGAGGCGGTCGCCGTCGCGGGCGACGCCGCACAGTCCGTCAGCGAGGTGATCGACGCGGCGGAACTGAAGTTCCCCGACCCCGACGGCACCGTCGACCTCGCGGTCACGCAGGTCGACTACACCGTCGAAGGGCAGGGAAGCGACGAGTACCCCGTCGTTCACCTCTTCGGCCGGACGCCCGACGGCACGGCCGAACACGTCCGCGTACTGGGTTTCGAGCCGTACTTCTACGCGCCGACGGCGAGTCTCGACGACGACGACCTCGACCGCGACGTGATCACGCGAACGGAACCGGGCTACGAGAGCATCCGTGGTGAAGAGCTAACGAAGATTTGCACGCAGACGCCCCGCGACGTGGGACAGATTCGCGACGAGTTCGACCACTTCGAGGCGGACATCCTCTTTCCCAACCGCCTGCTGATCGACAAGGACATCGGCAGCGGCGTGCGCGTCCCCGTGCGGCGACTGGAGAGCGGGTCGATTCAGATCCCTCACAGCGAGATTGAAGCCGTCGAGGTGCCGACCGACCTCCGCGTCAACACCTTCGACATCGAGGTCGACGACCGCTCGGGCTTCCCCGAGGAGGGCGAGGAGCCCATCATCTGTCTCACCAGTCACGACTCCCGCCGCGACGAGTACGTCGTGTGGCTGTACGAGGCGCCCGAGGGTGACGGGACGACGCCCGACGGCCTCGACGACTACGAGGGTCTCGACGAGGTGGACGCGGACGTGCGTGCGTTCGACTCCGAGGCCGCGATGCTCGACGCCTTCCTGACGTACATCGAGCGGACCGACCCCGACGTACTCACGGGGTGGAACTTCGAGGACTTCGACGCGCCGTACTTCATCGACCGTCTCGAAGTCCTCGGGAAGCGTCCGGACGTGGACCGGAACCTGAACCCCGACCGTCTCTCGCGCGTCGGCGAGGTGTGGCGGAGCGACTGGGGCGGCCCGACGATCAAGGGCCGGGTCGTCTTCGATCTGCTCTACGCGTACAAGCGCACGCAGTTCACGGAACTGGAGTCCTACCGCCTCGACGCGGTCGGCGAACAGGAACTCGGCGCGGGGAAGGAACGCTACACCGGCGACATCGGCGACCTGTGGGAGCAGGACCCCGAACGCCTGCTGGAGTACAATCTCCGCGACGTGGAACTCTGTGTCGAACTCGACCGCAAGCGCGACATCATCTCCTTCTGGGACGAGGTGCGGACGTTCGTCGGCTGTAAGTTAGAGGACGCCCCGACGCCCGGCGACGCCGTCGACGTGTACGTCCTCCACAAGGTCCACGGGGAGTTCGCGCTCCCTTCGAAGGGCCGTGCCGACGCCGAGGACTACGAGGGTGGGGCGGTGTTCGATCCGATCACGGGAATCAAAGAGAACGTGAGCGTCCTCGACCTGAAGTGTTTCAGCGGAGATACGGACGTGGTGACGCCGGAAGGCGAGAAGAATATAACCGAGTTGGAGGTGGGCGATCCGGTCTATACGCTGAATCCGGACACGTTCGAGTGCGAGATCAAGCCAGTCGAGGAGACTCATCAGTACGAGAACCGGTTCGGTGAACTTCACCACCTCTCGGGCAACACGCACGACCTGAAGATCACGGAGAATCACCGGCTCCTCTACTCGAAAGAGCGGGGATGGGACGATCAGACGCCCGCGGATTTCCAGTTCGACGAGTACCGGTCCATCCCGGAGTACGAGCGGTTCGCGTTTCCGCAACACCAGCCGATGTCCGGTCGGTCGCCAGAGACGTTCGACCTGATCGACGAGGTGGATGACGGGAACGTCGTCGTCTACTTCGACGACGATCTCCGGTCGTTCCAAGCGTCGATGCCAGACGCGGTCACGGATGCGTTAGACCTCGTCCACGGATCGTCGGCCGCGATGGGTCTCCAGCGAGCCGTAGGCAAGTATCTGATCCCGGTCGAGGTGTATCGAACCCACCGCGCCGTTATCGACGAGTACGCGGACGAGGTGTTCCTCAAGTACGGAACCCAGCACCGTGAGACGCCGCTATCTTTCGAGATGACCGACTGGCTGGCCTTCCTCGGCTGGTTCGTCACCGAGGGAAGTGTCGACCGCGCCGGGAACCGGATCACGATCCATCAGGACGGAGAGAAAGAGCGGGAGGCCATCCGGAGCCTGCTCGACCGAATGGGTATCAACTACAACGCGGACGACCGCGGCGTCAATATCTCGAACCGATATCTCCGGACGTGGCTCGTCGACAACTGTGGCGACGGCTACGCCGACAAGCGCCTCCCCGACTGGGTGTTCGGCCTCGATGGCGAGCTCCTGGAAATTCTCCTCGACACGATGATCCGCGGCGACGGGAGCCGTACCGAGTCCGGGCTGGGCAAGTTCTGGACGAAAAGTGACGACCTCAAGGACGGCTTCGTGGACATCGCCATCCGCTGTGGTCACAAGCCGACCGTGTCGAAGCAGTCCGACGGCACGTGGTACGTGTCGGCAGGGAAGCGTGGCTCGTTCAAGAAGTCGACGAACGCGACGGTCGAGGAGCACGATGGCGACGTGTACTGTGTGACGGCTGCGGACAACCACGTCATCTTGGCCGGCCGCAACGGCAACTATCAGTGGGTCGGCCAGTCCCTCTACCCCATGTGCATGGTGACGATCAACGCGTCGCCGGAGACGAAAGTCGACCCCACCGACTACGACGGCGACACGTATCACGCCCCCAACGGCACCCACTTCCGGAAGGAACCGGACGGCGTCATCCGGGAGATGGTCGACGAGTTGCTGGAGGAACGGGAGGAGAAGAAGGCGGAGCGAAACGACCACGACCCGGGGAGTGAGGGTTACGAGCAGTACGACCGGGAACAGCAGGCGGTGAAGGTCATCATGAACTGCTTCACGCCGGATACCGACGTGCTCACGCCGGACGGCGTCCGGAACATCCGTGACCTCGCTGTCGGCGACGAGGTGTACTCGCTCGACCCCGAGACGCTGCGGATGGAGGTCAAGCCGGTGACCGAGACGCACGCGTATCCGGACTACCGGGGCGAACTCGTCGACATCGAGACGAGCAAGGTCGACTTCAGCGTCACGCCGAACCACCGGATGCTCGTCCGGAAGGACGACACGAACGGCGAGTCGTGGGACGAGTTCGAGTTCGTCGAGGCCGGAGACCTGAACGAGTCGTCACACTACGAACTGCCGCACGGCTGGGACGGGCCTGACGGTGAGCGACTGGAGGCGGTCGATCTGACGGACCTCCTCGACGGCGAGTACGAGGTGTGGGCAAACAACGACGTCCACGGGCACACGCTGGCCGCCGAAGTCGGCTACTACCCGGATAAGGTGGTGAAAAACGATATCGGCGAGACGGGCTACGTCTTCTCGGCCGCCGAGTTCGAGGAGCATCGCGAGTACCTCGACGACCACTGCTCCGAGTTCTACGTCCACGCCGAACGGGGCCGGAAGTGGATTCCGCGCTTCTACGATGGCGACGACTTCCTCGATCTACTGGCGTGGTACATCACCGAAGGGTCGGTGTACACGTCCGAAGACGAGCAGTACGGCGAGAAGTTCCGTGGCTCGGCCACGACGATCCAACTCGCACAGGAAGCGATTGCCGACGGCGGCGAGGGCGACGACCACGCCGCCATCGGTGACTTGCTGGATCGACTGGGCGTCGACTACTACGTCGACGACCGATGCTATCAGTTCACCTCGCAACTGCTCGGACGCTGGCTCGAAGATATCTGTGGCGAGAACAGCTTCGAGAAACGGATTCCCGAACTCGTCTTCGAGGCCAGCCGCGCCCAGAAGGAGCGCTTCCTCGACACGCTGATCGCGGGCAACGGCGACCGGCAGGTGAACAGTTGGCGCTACTCCACGTCGAGCGACCGATTGCGTGACGACGTACTCCGGCTCTGTGCCCACCTCGGCCTGACGGCCAGCTACAATCAGGATAGTGGCTCGTGGCGCATCTACTGCACCGAAGACGCCAAGAACAGTTTCCGGATGCACCGCTCCGGCGGCCGAAGCACCGCCAACGACGGCGCGTACTGCGTCACCGTCGACGACAACAACACGCTCCTCGCGGGCCGCAACGGAAAATTCCAGTTCGTCGGGCAATCGCTTTATGGTGTACTGGGATGGGACCGCTTCCGCCTCTACGACCGGGAGATGGGGGCGGCCGTCACGGCGACGGGGCGTGATGTGATCGAGTATACGGAGTCGGCGGCTGACGAGATTGGCCACGAAGTCGTCTACGGCGATAGCGTCACTGGCGACCGGCCTGTCGTCGCTCGTGACCCCGATGGGCGGATGCGGATCGCTTCCATCGAAGCGCTCTTCGAATACGCGAAGTCGAGCGCGGGATCGGTGGTGTTGATCACCACTGACGGCGGCTCCGCCGCATCTACGTCCGCGGGGAAAGACAGACGCCAACTCGACGGTTGGGACGCTCTCTCGTTGAACGCCGATGGCGAGCCAGAGTGGCAACCCATCACTCAGGTAATTCGTCACAAGACGGACAAGCCTGTCGTCAACGTCCAGCACAAGTTCGGGGAATCGACGACGACACGCGACCATTCCTTCATCGTTGAGGACGACGGGGAGTTCGTCGAAGCTTCGCCGGAGGCGTTGGACGAACCGCTCCGTATCCCCGGTGTTCCGTCGCTCGACACCATCGACTCTATCGACGTGTACGAGGTGTTGCAGGGTTACACTCGTGAATACGAGGATGGACGAAGCGTCGGCAGTGAGAACGCCGAACGGAAAGTGAAGCGAGTCCACGCAAACGATGAGTACGTCTGGTTCGGACACGAACACCACGGCGCGCTGGATTCGACGATCAAAGTACAGCGCCACATCGACTTCGATTCCGAGGACGGAGCAGCACTCGTTCGGCTGCTCGCAGCATACGTGACCGAAGGGAGTGCGTCCACTGCCGAAACGGCTTCCGGAAAGTTCGGCGCGAGCATTGCCGAATCACGCCGTGACTGGCTCGCCGGACTCAAATCGGACTACGAACGACTCTTCGAGGACGCGACGGTCAGCATCACTGCCTCCGACAGTAACGACGAGCGTACGATCAGAGACGGTGACACCGAGATTAATTACGACGATCGGACGCTGAAACTCCAGATGATGAACGAACTCTCGGCAGTGTTCTTCCGAGAGTTCGCTGGGCAGATCTCACGTGGAAAACGCATTCCGTGGTTCGTCTTCCACTTGCCCGACGAGCTACAGGCGAGCTTCGTCGAGATTCTCGTCGAGGGTGACGGCTCTCGCGAGTTCCCGCGATATTCCGAAGAGTACGCTGAACGGAACTTCGACTACGAGACGACGAGTCGAGAACTCTCCGCCGGGTTGTCCATGCTGCTCACGCAGCGAGACCGGAAACACTCGCTCAAATATCGAGACAGCAAAGGAAGCTACACTATCCGGACGTGTGACTTCTATCGATCCGGACGCGACCCGGTGGTCAATGAAACGTCACACGACGGCTACGTGTACGACCTCAGCGTCGCGAAGAACCAGAACTTTGTCGACGCAGTCGGTGGTATCGTCCTTCACAACACCGACTCGGTGATGCTCGAACTCGGACCAGACATCGACACCGAGGACGCCATCGAACAGTCCTTGGACATCGAGGAACACATCAACGACTCCTACGACGAGTTCGCCCTCGAAGAACTCAACGCCCACCACCACCGCTTCCAGATCGAGTTCGAGAAGCTCTACCGTCGGTTCTTCCAGGCGGGCAAGAAGAAGCGCTACGCGGGCCACATCGTCTGGAAGGAGGGCAAACACGTCGACGACATCGACATCACAGGCTTCGAGTACAAGCGTTCGGACATCGCGCCGATCACGAAGGAAGTCCAGCGTCAGGTGATCGAGATGATCGTCACCGGCGACGACGTGGACGACATCGAGGAGTACGTCCACGACGTGATCGAGGACTTCGAGGCGGGGAACGTCGACCTCGACGACGTCGGGATTCCGGGCGGCATCGGTAAGCGCCTCGGCGCGTACGACACGGACACGGCGCAGGTCCGGGGGGCGAAGTACGCCAACCATCTCCTCGGTACCAACTTCCAGCGCGGGAGCAAGCCCAAGCGACTGTATCTGAAGAAGGTCCATCCCGAGTTCTTCCGGCGGCTGGAAGACGAGGAAGGGTTCGATCCACAGGCCGATTCCCTCTACGCCGCGTTCAAGCGCGACCCGGACGTGATCTGTTTCGAGTACGCGGATCAGGTGCCGGACGCGTTCGAGATCGACTGGGACAAGATGCTGGAGAAGACACTCAAAGGCCCCATCGAGCGGATCATCGAGGCGCTTGGCCTCTCGTGGGACGAAGTGAAAAGCGGCCAGCGCCAGACCGGACTCGGTCAGTTCTGA